From [Clostridium] symbiosum, a single genomic window includes:
- a CDS encoding efflux RND transporter permease subunit, with product MGRGITKYVLKHPVTTVMALLCLIVFGISSIFSAKLEQMPDMETPMLIVRASYSGAGPEDICELVTEPIEDAISTLEGVKSMSSSSNDGSATVMLEYDYGTDMDEAYDNLKKQLENAERNLPDDVDTSIMEMSMNAGTTMMLSISHSQQDNLYDYVDQNVVPEFERISSVAEVSAMGGSSEYVKIELLSEKLTQYGLTMNDVTSAISSANLAYPSGEAVAGNLELSVTTSLETEKVDELKDIPIATATGDLVMLSDVANIYEAKEERGGVSRYNGEETISLSITKQQSSTAMEVSSAVKNAITALEAADENLHINVANDTSESIMDSLMDVAETMVLAVIISMIVIFLFFGDYKASLIVGSSIPTSILMALIAITAAGFSLNVITMSALVLGVGMMVDNSIVVLESCFRATAEGDDKGILGYGKAALEGTSIVGNSIIGSTITTCVVFIPLAAIQGMTGQMFKPLGFTVVFCMLASLLSAMTIVPLCYLFYKPIETQKALMSRPIDRFQQFYRRVMEKLLRRKGIVMLASIAIMAATIYMATGMEAELMTSDDTGTVSVSIETRPGLLQEKVSDALEQAEAVVAADDNVDSYMLRYNGDSGSITAYLKDKRSMDTVDVADLWQKEMDHIENCTIDVSASTSMSFMGGQRGYEVLLHGTQYDELKEVSDKIVKELTARDDIINVHSSIENNAPVVTLKVDPVMAKAHGLTASSIGSTVNQMLSGVEATTLKVDGEEISVQVEYPEEEYRTVDQVKDIILTDSKGGKVALTQVADVIFRDSPSSISKTDKAYEITISGDYTGGNTKAAIDSEVISPNLAGTITLGTNSRDRMMQEEFSSLYSAIAIAVFLVFVVMSSQFESVKFSIMVMTTIPFSLVGSFGFLKMTGVTISMTTLLGFLILIGTVVNNGILYVDTVNQYRQEMDLHTALIEAGATRIRPILMTSLTTILSMIPMAMAIGSSGSTTQGIAIVDIGGLAVGVVVALFMLPVYYGLLSRRPKENYQDID from the coding sequence ATGGGAAGAGGAATTACAAAGTACGTCCTGAAACATCCGGTTACTACGGTTATGGCGCTTCTCTGCCTCATCGTTTTCGGCATCTCATCTATTTTCTCGGCAAAGCTGGAACAGATGCCGGATATGGAGACGCCGATGCTGATCGTCAGGGCCAGTTATTCCGGCGCAGGCCCGGAAGATATCTGCGAGCTGGTGACGGAGCCGATCGAGGATGCCATCAGCACGCTGGAAGGCGTAAAGAGCATGAGTTCCTCATCAAACGACGGCAGCGCCACGGTAATGCTGGAATACGATTACGGAACCGATATGGATGAAGCTTACGACAATCTGAAAAAACAGCTTGAGAATGCGGAGAGGAATCTTCCCGACGATGTGGACACCTCCATCATGGAGATGAGCATGAATGCGGGAACGACGATGATGCTCTCCATCAGCCATTCACAACAGGATAATCTCTACGATTACGTCGATCAGAATGTTGTGCCGGAGTTTGAACGTATTTCTTCGGTAGCGGAAGTGAGCGCCATGGGCGGTTCCTCCGAATATGTAAAGATTGAGCTTCTTTCTGAAAAACTTACACAATATGGCCTGACCATGAACGACGTCACTTCGGCCATCAGCTCGGCAAACCTGGCCTATCCTTCCGGCGAGGCCGTGGCCGGAAACCTGGAACTGTCGGTGACGACATCCCTGGAGACGGAAAAGGTGGATGAACTGAAAGATATCCCGATTGCCACCGCCACAGGCGATCTGGTTATGCTCTCCGATGTGGCTAATATCTACGAAGCCAAAGAGGAGAGGGGAGGGGTTTCCCGCTACAACGGAGAGGAGACGATTTCCCTTTCTATTACAAAGCAGCAAAGCAGTACGGCTATGGAAGTTTCCAGTGCGGTAAAAAATGCCATAACGGCGCTTGAGGCAGCCGATGAGAACCTGCATATCAATGTGGCAAACGACACTTCGGAGAGCATTATGGATTCGCTGATGGATGTGGCGGAGACCATGGTGCTGGCCGTTATTATTTCCATGATTGTCATTTTCCTGTTTTTCGGAGATTATAAGGCATCCCTGATTGTAGGAAGTTCCATCCCCACGTCGATTCTGATGGCGTTAATTGCAATCACGGCAGCCGGTTTCTCTCTGAACGTCATCACGATGAGCGCCCTGGTGCTCGGCGTCGGAATGATGGTGGATAACTCCATCGTTGTGCTGGAAAGCTGTTTCAGGGCGACGGCGGAGGGAGATGATAAGGGAATTCTCGGATACGGTAAGGCGGCTCTGGAAGGAACATCGATTGTCGGAAACTCCATTATCGGATCCACCATCACAACCTGTGTTGTGTTTATTCCTCTGGCGGCAATCCAGGGAATGACGGGCCAGATGTTTAAGCCGCTGGGCTTCACCGTTGTATTCTGTATGCTGGCTTCTCTTTTGTCGGCCATGACGATTGTTCCGCTCTGCTATCTCTTCTATAAACCGATTGAGACACAGAAGGCCCTGATGTCACGTCCGATAGACCGGTTCCAGCAGTTTTACCGCAGAGTAATGGAAAAACTGCTGAGAAGGAAGGGAATTGTAATGCTGGCCTCCATCGCCATTATGGCCGCCACCATTTACATGGCGACCGGGATGGAGGCGGAACTTATGACCTCCGACGATACCGGAACGGTCAGCGTCAGCATTGAGACGAGGCCGGGGCTTTTACAGGAGAAAGTAAGCGATGCCCTGGAACAGGCCGAGGCTGTCGTAGCGGCTGATGATAACGTAGATTCCTATATGCTGCGTTACAACGGGGACAGCGGCAGCATTACCGCCTACCTGAAAGATAAAAGGAGTATGGACACGGTGGATGTTGCCGATCTGTGGCAGAAGGAGATGGATCACATTGAAAACTGCACCATCGACGTCTCGGCGTCCACGTCCATGAGCTTTATGGGAGGCCAGAGAGGCTACGAGGTACTCCTGCACGGCACCCAGTATGATGAACTAAAGGAAGTCAGTGACAAGATAGTAAAGGAGCTGACGGCGAGGGATGACATCATCAATGTCCATTCCAGTATTGAAAATAATGCCCCTGTCGTTACGCTGAAGGTAGACCCGGTAATGGCAAAAGCCCACGGCCTGACCGCTTCCTCCATTGGTTCCACGGTCAACCAGATGCTCAGCGGCGTCGAGGCCACGACACTGAAAGTGGACGGCGAGGAGATTTCCGTCCAGGTGGAATACCCGGAGGAGGAATACAGAACCGTGGATCAGGTGAAAGACATTATTCTCACCGACTCAAAAGGCGGCAAAGTGGCCCTGACCCAGGTTGCAGACGTCATTTTCAGAGACAGCCCGTCCTCTATTTCAAAGACCGATAAAGCATATGAAATTACGATCAGCGGAGATTACACGGGTGGAAACACCAAAGCAGCCATCGACAGTGAAGTGATTTCACCAAATCTGGCGGGAACCATTACGCTGGGTACCAACAGCAGGGACAGGATGATGCAGGAGGAGTTCAGTTCTCTCTACTCAGCCATTGCCATTGCCGTATTCCTGGTATTCGTCGTAATGTCGAGCCAGTTTGAGTCGGTGAAATTCTCCATCATGGTTATGACAACAATTCCGTTCAGCCTGGTGGGTTCCTTCGGATTCCTGAAAATGACCGGAGTCACCATCAGTATGACGACGCTGCTTGGTTTTCTGATCCTCATCGGAACCGTTGTAAATAACGGTATCCTGTACGTGGATACGGTGAACCAGTACAGGCAGGAGATGGATTTACATACGGCCCTGATTGAGGCGGGGGCAACCCGAATCCGCCCAATCCTGATGACAAGTTTAACAACGATTCTTTCCATGATCCCGATGGCTATGGCAATCGGAAGCAGCGGTTCCACGACACAGGGGATTGCGATTGTAGATATTGGCGGACTGGCGGTCGGCGTCGTTGTAGCGTTGTTTATGCTGCCTGTTTATTACGGACTGCTGAGCAGGAGGCCGAAAGAAAATTATCAGGATATCGATTAG
- a CDS encoding efflux RND transporter periplasmic adaptor subunit: protein MIKEKVNSFIKAAKKRKKLTAAAVILIVLVAAAAARGGKEKSMPAGMMGGQEMNNVATVKAEVPGIGSLEKTTSLVGTVEPADVVYVYAKAGGDVTSVLVKAGDTVEAGQLLCTIDTEQVDTAKNSMDSAAISLSEAQSTLNRMQLLYQGGDISDQEWEQYQNNVKSARLQYESAKLAYEKQVEYSSITAPIGGKIESCDLEVYDRVNQSAQLCVISGQGNKRVSFYVTENVVQNLSQGDKMTIERDGNSYEGVISDISTMVDDSNGLFKIKADLTEVNSVATGSVVKVKVVSERADNVMTVPVDAIYYDGGVGNVYVYEDGVIHKKEVEVGLYDSEKAEIRSGLTAEEMVVSTWSSQLYEGSTVNLKTEEDTTQALADAGDPAGEKPAGGDN from the coding sequence ATGATAAAGGAGAAAGTAAACTCGTTTATAAAAGCAGCTAAGAAGAGGAAGAAACTAACAGCGGCAGCCGTTATTCTGATTGTTCTGGTTGCGGCGGCAGCGGCCAGGGGCGGAAAAGAAAAATCCATGCCGGCCGGGATGATGGGCGGCCAGGAGATGAACAATGTCGCAACGGTAAAAGCGGAGGTTCCGGGGATCGGCAGTCTTGAGAAGACGACCAGCCTGGTGGGGACGGTGGAACCGGCGGATGTGGTTTATGTTTACGCAAAAGCGGGAGGAGATGTAACTTCCGTTCTCGTCAAAGCAGGAGATACGGTGGAAGCGGGGCAGCTTTTGTGCACCATTGACACGGAACAGGTGGACACCGCCAAAAATTCCATGGATTCGGCGGCGATTTCCCTGTCGGAGGCCCAGAGCACCCTGAACAGGATGCAGCTTCTATATCAGGGAGGCGACATATCCGACCAGGAATGGGAACAGTACCAGAACAATGTAAAGAGCGCCAGACTGCAGTATGAATCGGCAAAGCTGGCCTACGAAAAGCAGGTGGAATACAGTTCCATAACAGCCCCCATCGGAGGAAAGATAGAGAGCTGCGATCTTGAGGTGTATGACCGCGTAAACCAGTCTGCCCAGCTCTGTGTCATTTCAGGCCAGGGCAACAAGAGAGTTTCCTTTTATGTAACGGAAAATGTGGTCCAGAATCTGAGCCAGGGCGATAAGATGACAATCGAGAGAGATGGAAATTCCTATGAGGGTGTAATCAGCGATATCAGCACCATGGTGGATGATTCAAACGGCCTTTTCAAGATAAAAGCAGATCTGACGGAAGTCAATTCCGTGGCCACGGGCAGCGTGGTCAAGGTGAAGGTGGTTTCCGAAAGGGCCGACAACGTGATGACAGTGCCCGTGGATGCCATTTATTATGACGGAGGCGTAGGAAATGTTTACGTATATGAAGATGGGGTTATCCATAAAAAAGAGGTGGAAGTCGGCCTTTACGATTCGGAGAAAGCGGAGATACGCTCCGGCCTGACGGCGGAAGAAATGGTGGTCAGCACATGGAGTTCCCAGCTCTACGAGGGTTCTACGGTCAATTTAAAGACGGAGGAAGATACCACGCAGGCGCTTGCAGATGCAGGCGATCCAGCGGGAGAAAAACCGGCGGGAGGGGATAATTAA
- a CDS encoding response regulator transcription factor: MFHVLVVEDDVKLRSLFCTVLNRSGYLAVPAADGKEALELLDTEYIDLIISDVMMPGMDGYELIRTLRGNGYTLPILIITAKERFEDKQEGFLAGTDDYMVKPIDVNEMVLRVGALLKRARIATDRRITCGDTTLNYDALTVTINGEETLLPQKEFYLLYKLLSYPNKIFTRQQLMDEIWGMDSTSDERTVDVHVNRLRERFRDCDDFLIMTVRGLGYKVVKSEL, from the coding sequence ATGTTTCATGTTCTGGTCGTAGAAGACGACGTTAAACTGCGTTCCCTGTTCTGCACCGTCTTAAACCGCAGCGGGTATCTGGCCGTTCCGGCGGCGGACGGAAAAGAGGCACTTGAACTTTTGGACACCGAATATATTGATTTGATTATTTCCGATGTCATGATGCCGGGGATGGATGGCTATGAGTTAATCCGGACGCTGAGGGGAAACGGGTACACGCTCCCGATTCTTATTATTACAGCCAAAGAACGGTTTGAAGACAAACAGGAAGGGTTCCTCGCCGGAACCGATGATTACATGGTAAAACCCATTGATGTAAACGAGATGGTCCTAAGGGTCGGCGCCCTGTTAAAGCGCGCCAGAATCGCCACGGACCGCCGGATCACATGCGGCGATACCACGCTCAATTACGATGCCCTGACCGTGACCATAAACGGGGAAGAGACACTGCTCCCGCAAAAGGAGTTCTATCTGCTCTATAAACTGTTGTCCTACCCCAACAAGATTTTTACCAGACAGCAGCTTATGGATGAAATTTGGGGAATGGACTCCACCTCGGATGAAAGAACCGTGGATGTCCACGTTAACCGGCTGCGGGAACGTTTCCGTGACTGCGACGATTTTCTGATCATGACCGTGAGAGGTCTGGGATATAAGGTGGTGAAATCCGAACTATGA
- a CDS encoding HAMP domain-containing sensor histidine kinase, whose translation MKKKRFHLPQYWFFMLILIFITLSVMPLMAGFLVNIIANGEERKIRFLQFNPFFPSLIFLLSSVFISFGISLWLWFKVLVPLGNISQAAKQVAKGDFTIQVEAGKSLGELRELTDNFNRMVQELGSIESFRNDFVTNISHEFKTPLAAIEGYATLLQEPSLSEEDKNEYIRIIMDSTKQLSSMAGNILMLSRLEKQEIITGQSNFKLDEQIRQALLMLEPLWEKKHLDLDIDLPPVRYFGNADLLMQVWLNLFQNAVKFTPAGGSIAASMQVLPESVEITISDTGIGMDENTMRRVFEKFYSANKELGRSGNGLGLSITKRIVELSGGTISVESRVDEGSCFKVILPRVLN comes from the coding sequence ATGAAAAAGAAACGCTTTCATCTTCCACAGTATTGGTTTTTTATGCTGATTCTGATATTTATCACTTTGTCTGTAATGCCGCTGATGGCAGGTTTTCTGGTTAATATCATAGCAAATGGGGAGGAACGGAAAATCCGTTTCCTGCAGTTCAACCCCTTTTTCCCCAGCCTGATTTTCTTACTGAGCAGCGTCTTTATCAGTTTCGGCATCTCTCTGTGGTTATGGTTCAAGGTGCTGGTTCCTCTGGGCAATATCAGCCAGGCCGCAAAGCAGGTTGCGAAAGGCGATTTCACGATACAGGTGGAGGCCGGGAAATCGCTCGGGGAACTGCGGGAACTGACCGACAATTTCAACCGGATGGTACAGGAGCTGGGAAGCATCGAGTCTTTCCGGAACGACTTTGTGACGAATATTTCCCATGAATTTAAAACTCCCCTTGCGGCTATTGAGGGCTATGCCACCCTGCTTCAGGAACCTTCCCTCTCGGAGGAGGATAAAAACGAATATATCCGCATTATAATGGACAGCACGAAGCAGCTCTCCTCCATGGCCGGCAATATCCTCATGCTCTCCCGTCTGGAAAAGCAGGAAATTATAACCGGACAGTCAAACTTTAAGCTGGACGAGCAGATACGCCAAGCCCTGCTTATGCTGGAACCTCTCTGGGAAAAAAAGCATCTGGATCTGGACATTGACCTGCCTCCCGTCCGCTATTTCGGCAATGCAGATCTTCTGATGCAGGTATGGCTGAACCTGTTCCAAAACGCAGTCAAATTCACGCCCGCGGGCGGCAGCATCGCCGCTTCCATGCAGGTTCTGCCGGAATCTGTGGAGATCACGATTTCAGATACCGGGATTGGAATGGACGAAAATACCATGCGGCGCGTATTTGAGAAATTCTACAGCGCCAATAAGGAGCTGGGACGCAGCGGAAACGGGCTGGGACTGTCGATTACGAAGCGGATTGTGGAGCTGTCCGGCGGGACAATCTCGGTGGAGAGCAGGGTGGATGAAGGGAGCTGTTTTAAGGTGATTCTGCCGCGGGTGTTGAATTGA
- a CDS encoding site-specific tyrosine recombinase — MVAEIEIFIKYLQEVKKMSRNTVLSYHRDLLQMAAYMAERGITEAGKVTKTSLTSYILFMEKEGKATTTISRMLASMKAFFHYEFSEGKIRRNPAELVHAPKIEKKAPVILTVEEVTALLRQPSGRSPKEIRDKAMLELLYATGIRVSELMNLTLSNINMSIGFITCHDGGKDRTIPFSRVAKSAMEDYIQNARPELTKKKESDWLFVNCNGGQMSRQGFWKIIKYYGDKAGIDSDITPHTLRHSFAAHLIGGGADMKAVQVILGHSDVATTQMYAAYVGKR, encoded by the coding sequence ATGGTAGCAGAAATAGAAATTTTTATAAAATACCTGCAGGAGGTCAAAAAGATGTCCCGGAACACCGTTTTATCATATCACCGGGATCTTTTACAGATGGCAGCCTATATGGCGGAGAGAGGAATTACCGAGGCTGGGAAAGTTACAAAGACCAGTCTTACGTCCTACATCCTTTTTATGGAAAAGGAAGGAAAGGCGACCACCACCATATCCCGTATGCTGGCATCCATGAAAGCATTTTTCCACTATGAATTTTCGGAGGGAAAGATAAGGCGCAATCCGGCCGAACTGGTACATGCCCCGAAGATCGAAAAGAAGGCGCCGGTCATCCTCACGGTAGAGGAAGTCACGGCCTTACTCAGACAGCCGTCCGGCCGTTCCCCGAAAGAAATCAGGGACAAGGCCATGCTGGAGCTTCTCTATGCAACCGGGATCCGTGTATCGGAACTGATGAACCTGACGCTGTCGAATATCAACATGAGCATCGGATTCATCACCTGCCACGACGGCGGGAAAGACAGAACCATCCCGTTCAGCAGAGTAGCCAAGAGCGCAATGGAAGATTACATACAGAACGCCCGCCCGGAGCTGACAAAGAAGAAAGAATCGGACTGGCTTTTCGTAAACTGCAACGGCGGCCAGATGAGCCGTCAGGGTTTCTGGAAGATCATCAAATACTATGGTGACAAAGCCGGAATTGATTCCGACATCACCCCCCATACCCTGCGCCACTCATTCGCAGCCCACCTGATAGGCGGCGGCGCCGACATGAAAGCCGTCCAGGTCATCCTTGGCCACTCGGATGTTGCAACCACGCAGATGTATGCCGCATATGTCGGCAAACGTTAA
- a CDS encoding stage II sporulation protein M, whose protein sequence is MGKNHAPFRFQPSMLTAFCFFVGILAGTVWVNRMGDGLKEQLGVFGQAFLSGSAPPPSMEQLVELILKRGLLMGILWLLGMSLFAIPGFCLAAVYAGFSLSFLISSMTVQAGVMGVFLFLLSVFPQMVFYLPVFAVLYIWGMAPGSKIHGGGFAVLLLLTAAGAVSELWLNPWFMHFTSVF, encoded by the coding sequence ATGGGAAAAAATCATGCACCATTTCGTTTTCAACCGTCTATGCTGACGGCGTTCTGTTTTTTTGTGGGGATATTAGCCGGAACGGTGTGGGTTAACCGGATGGGGGACGGTTTAAAGGAGCAGCTCGGCGTATTCGGACAGGCATTTTTGTCGGGCAGCGCGCCTCCTCCCTCCATGGAACAGCTGGTGGAGCTGATATTAAAACGGGGACTCCTGATGGGGATTCTGTGGCTTCTCGGAATGTCCTTATTTGCCATTCCCGGGTTCTGCCTGGCTGCTGTCTATGCCGGATTTTCTCTGTCATTCCTGATATCCTCCATGACGGTCCAGGCAGGGGTGATGGGAGTCTTCCTTTTTCTTCTCTCAGTGTTTCCGCAGATGGTATTTTACCTGCCGGTATTTGCCGTGCTCTACATATGGGGGATGGCTCCGGGCAGCAAAATCCACGGCGGAGGCTTTGCCGTGCTTCTTCTCCTGACAGCGGCCGGCGCGGTGTCGGAACTGTGGCTGAACCCCTGGTTTATGCATTTCACGTCCGTATTCTGA
- a CDS encoding NUDIX hydrolase, translated as MVEKADKNFIGETKNGKHETVPVERLKRELKYEGTVLKMYEDTVKVNGHEAKWDFIHHDGAAAVVAVNKEGKLLMVRQYRNALDRYTLEIPAGKLDFPGEPKIECAFRELEEETGFKTDHLEFLLSVNTTIAFCDEAIDIFLARNLIPSSQHLDPDEEIDVEEWELKDLLELIYSGKMTDGKTIAAILAYACKFGGGSQK; from the coding sequence ATGGTTGAAAAAGCAGATAAGAATTTCATTGGAGAAACAAAAAACGGAAAGCATGAAACCGTTCCGGTCGAGAGACTGAAAAGAGAGCTTAAATACGAGGGCACTGTCCTTAAAATGTATGAAGATACGGTCAAAGTGAACGGTCATGAAGCAAAATGGGATTTTATCCATCACGACGGGGCAGCGGCCGTGGTAGCCGTGAATAAGGAGGGAAAACTTCTTATGGTACGCCAGTACCGCAATGCCCTTGACCGCTATACGCTTGAAATCCCTGCGGGCAAACTGGATTTTCCCGGAGAACCCAAAATAGAATGTGCTTTCCGGGAACTGGAAGAGGAGACTGGGTTTAAGACGGATCATCTGGAATTTCTGCTGAGCGTCAACACCACCATTGCATTCTGCGATGAGGCCATCGACATTTTCCTGGCAAGAAATCTGATCCCATCGAGCCAGCATCTCGATCCGGACGAGGAAATTGATGTGGAGGAGTGGGAGCTGAAGGATCTGCTGGAACTGATTTACTCCGGTAAGATGACGGATGGGAAGACAATTGCCGCCATTCTGGCTTACGCATGTAAATTTGGCGGCGGAAGCCAAAAGTAA
- the proC gene encoding pyrroline-5-carboxylate reductase yields MAKIGFIGMGNMGYAILKGLLKGYGKEEIIFTDVNRDRCRQVSEETGVTSAADNAQCAASAKYIVLAVKPQFFAPVLSDIAGILTTDHIIISIAPGITVDSLKEKLGEDKRIVRAMPNTPALLGEGMTGVCYEPSLFNAEEQDTIKAFFESFGKMQIVEERLMNAVVCVSGSSPAYVYMFIEALADSAVKYGLPRDAAYKMAAQAVAGSARMVLETGEHPGALKDKVCSPGGTTIAAVSALEECGFRNAVIKASDACYDKCTNLK; encoded by the coding sequence ATGGCGAAAATAGGATTTATCGGAATGGGAAATATGGGATATGCCATTCTGAAGGGACTTTTAAAGGGATACGGTAAAGAGGAGATCATTTTTACGGATGTCAACCGGGATAGATGCAGGCAGGTCTCGGAGGAGACGGGGGTTACTTCGGCGGCGGATAACGCGCAGTGCGCCGCTTCGGCCAAATACATTGTGCTGGCGGTCAAACCCCAGTTCTTTGCACCGGTTCTCTCCGATATTGCGGGAATCCTGACAACGGATCACATAATTATTTCCATCGCTCCGGGCATCACGGTGGACAGTCTGAAGGAAAAGCTCGGGGAGGATAAGAGAATCGTCCGCGCAATGCCGAATACACCGGCTCTTCTCGGAGAGGGGATGACGGGAGTCTGCTATGAGCCGTCTCTTTTCAATGCGGAGGAGCAGGACACAATTAAAGCCTTCTTTGAGTCCTTCGGCAAGATGCAGATCGTGGAGGAGCGTTTAATGAACGCCGTGGTCTGTGTGAGCGGAAGTTCACCTGCCTACGTTTACATGTTCATCGAGGCCCTGGCCGACAGCGCCGTTAAATACGGCCTTCCGAGGGATGCAGCATATAAGATGGCCGCCCAGGCCGTAGCAGGAAGCGCCAGGATGGTGCTGGAGACGGGAGAACATCCAGGAGCGCTGAAGGATAAGGTATGTTCTCCGGGCGGTACGACGATTGCCGCCGTATCCGCTCTGGAAGAGTGCGGGTTCAGAAATGCCGTTATCAAGGCATCGGATGCCTGCTATGACAAATGTACAAATTTAAAATAA
- a CDS encoding class I SAM-dependent methyltransferase, which yields MEQEAYWNEVSETKTFTTPFHAEEFIRYVDKEKTILDVGCGYGRTLEEMYRLGYRRLIGMDFSEGMINRGRAQYPWLDLRVMQTEEIGLPDGSVDAVILFAVLTCIREDEKQRKLIGEIRRVLRPGGILYVNDFLLNTDERNTARYEKYRERYHTYGVFELPEGAVCRHHEESWIQRLLSGFTGLRYEPLVFTTMNGNRSNGFYYIGRK from the coding sequence ATGGAACAGGAAGCTTACTGGAATGAGGTATCGGAGACAAAGACATTTACCACACCGTTCCACGCGGAGGAATTTATACGGTATGTGGATAAGGAGAAAACTATTCTGGATGTGGGGTGCGGGTATGGACGCACCCTGGAGGAAATGTACCGGCTGGGTTACCGCCGTCTGATTGGGATGGATTTTTCGGAGGGAATGATAAACCGCGGGCGGGCACAGTACCCCTGGCTTGACTTGAGAGTAATGCAGACGGAGGAGATTGGGCTGCCGGACGGAAGCGTGGACGCGGTGATTCTGTTTGCCGTATTGACCTGCATCCGGGAGGATGAAAAACAGAGGAAACTGATCGGGGAAATACGGAGGGTTTTAAGGCCCGGCGGTATTTTGTATGTCAATGATTTTCTGTTGAATACGGATGAGAGAAATACGGCCAGATACGAAAAATACAGGGAACGCTATCACACATACGGGGTATTTGAACTGCCGGAAGGCGCGGTGTGCAGGCATCATGAGGAGAGCTGGATTCAACGTCTTTTATCCGGGTTTACCGGCTTACGGTATGAACCTCTTGTATTTACGACAATGAACGGGAACCGGTCGAACGGATTTTATTATATCGGGAGGAAATAA
- the yeiL gene encoding transcriptional regulator YeiL has translation MNLKADGGQTEAYYNHFPLTGFFEFDVRPFTTVKTFKSGEMLLEEGSIPSCLYYLIDGRAKLYLTQENGRISLINFINAPCFIGEMELFGAQTFSNGVSAITPCTCYAIRICECRDLLLNDRKFLRHLCLYLSRKALDNTGNYSKNQSFPLENRLADFILMTAHNGLYRERHTEVSEFLGVTYRHLLYVLAGFVKKGILQKTKQGYLILDMESLRSLAR, from the coding sequence ATGAATTTAAAAGCAGACGGCGGACAGACCGAAGCGTATTATAACCATTTCCCTTTAACCGGCTTTTTTGAATTTGACGTGCGGCCCTTTACCACGGTCAAAACCTTTAAAAGCGGGGAAATGCTCCTTGAGGAAGGCTCCATCCCTTCCTGCCTTTATTATCTGATAGACGGCAGGGCCAAACTTTATCTGACCCAGGAAAACGGCAGGATTTCCCTGATTAATTTTATCAATGCCCCCTGTTTTATCGGAGAAATGGAACTGTTCGGAGCCCAGACCTTTTCAAACGGCGTGTCGGCCATCACCCCCTGCACCTGCTATGCGATACGGATATGCGAATGCAGGGATCTGCTTTTAAACGACAGGAAGTTTCTCCGCCATCTCTGTCTTTACCTGAGCCGGAAGGCACTGGACAATACAGGCAATTATTCAAAAAACCAGTCTTTTCCCCTGGAAAACAGACTGGCTGATTTTATTCTGATGACGGCCCATAACGGCCTGTACCGGGAGCGGCACACGGAAGTTTCCGAATTTCTCGGCGTAACCTACCGCCATCTGCTCTATGTACTGGCCGGTTTTGTCAAAAAAGGAATCCTGCAAAAAACAAAACAGGGATATCTCATCCTGGATATGGAGTCTCTGCGTTCCCTGGCGCGCTGA